A section of the Primulina eburnea isolate SZY01 chromosome 1, ASM2296580v1, whole genome shotgun sequence genome encodes:
- the LOC140803621 gene encoding uncharacterized protein: MPPKRKAKVHGEQIQQLLSLHTSTQGHGQGRGQIRVESTEGSSYEFFRRMNPPEFVGGADPLVALEWVKSLEAIFDYLKFTDRDRVSCSVFMLVKAARIWWEATKVTVNVRELKWEEFKELFYAKYFSREVKAKKVKEFLELRQDSLSVAEYTLKFEEGCVFVSFIAENDKDKGEHFLRGLKPEIRRDVHMAKKLKRSRN, from the exons ATGCCTCCTAAACGAAAG GCGAAAGTTCATGGTGAACAAATTCAACAGTTGTTGAGCCTGCATACCTCAACCCAAGGTCATGGTCAAGGAAGAGGACAGATTAGAGTGGAAAGCACCGAAGGTAGTTCCTATGAATTTTTCAGGCGTATGAACCCTCCCGAATTTGTCGGTGGTGCCGATCCACTCGTAGCTTTGGAATGGGTTAAATCTTTGGAGGCTATATTTGACTATCTGAAGTTCACTGATCGAGATAGAGTGAGCTGTTCTGTGTTTATGCTAGTGAAAGCTGCTCGCATCTGGTGGGAAGCTACGAAAGTGACTGTCAATGTTCGCGAGTTAAAATGGGAAGAGTTCAAAGAGTTATTTTATGCCAAGTACTTTTCAAGAGAAGTTAAAGCAAAGAAGGTCAAAGAATTTCTTGAGTTGAGGCAAGACTCCTTGTCTGTTGCTGAATATACATTGAAATTTGAAGAAGGATGCGTGTTTGTTTCATTTATTGCTGAAAATGATAAAGACAAAGGAGAACACTTCCTTCGTGGGTTAAAACCAGAAATTCGAAGGGATGTTCATATGGCCAAG AAATTGAAAAGGAGCAGGAATTAA